A section of the Pan paniscus chromosome 7, NHGRI_mPanPan1-v2.0_pri, whole genome shotgun sequence genome encodes:
- the TONSL gene encoding tonsoku-like protein isoform X3 yields the protein MRTRLYLNLGLTFESLQQTALCNDYFRKSIFLAEQNHLYEDLFRARYNLGTIHWRAGQHSQAMRCLEGARECAHTMRKRFMESECCVAIAQVLQDLGDFLAAKRALKKAYRLGSQKPVQRAAICQNLQHVLAVVRLQQQLEEAEGRDPQGAMVICEQLGDLFSKAGDFPRAAEAYQKQLRFAELLDRPGAERAIIHVSLATTLGDMKDHHGAVRHYEEELRLRSGNVLEEAKTWLNIALSREEAGDAYELLAPCFQKALSCAQQAQRPQLQRQVLQHLHTVQLRLQPQEAPETETRLRELSVAEDEDEEEEAEEAAATAESEALEAGEVELSESEDDADGLTPQLEEDEELQGHLGRRKGSKWNRRNDMGETLLHRACIEGQLRRVQDLVRQGHPLNPRDYCGWTPLHEACNYGHLEIVRFLLDHGAAVDDPGGQGCEGITPLHDALNCGHFEVAELLLERGASVTLRTRKGLSPLETLQQWVKLYRRDLDLETRQKARAVEMLLQAAASGQDPHSSQAFHTPSSLLFDPETSPPLSPCPEPPSNSTRLPEASQAHVRVSPGQAAPAMARPRRSRHGPASSSSSSEGEDSAGPARPSQKRPRCSATAQRVAAWTPGPESNREAATASTSRAAYQAAIRAVGSAWSRLGPGPPRGHSKALAPQAALTPEEECLAGDWLELDMPLTRSRRPRPRGTGDNRRPSRTSGSDSEESRPRARAKQVRLTCMQSCSAPVNAGPGSLASEPPGSPSTPRVSEPSGDSSAAGQPLGPALPPPIRVRVQVQDHLFLIPVPHSSDTHSVAWLAEQAAQRYYQTCGLLPRLTLRKEGALLAPQDLIPDVLQSNDEVLAEVTSWDLPPLTDRYRRACQSLGQGEHQQVLQAVELQGLGLSFSACSLALDQAQLTPLLRALKLHTALRELRLAGNRLGDKCVAELVAALGTMPSLALLDLSSNHLGPEGLRQLAMGLPGQATLQSLEELDLSMNPLGDGCGQSLASLLRACPLLSTLRLQACGFGPSFFPSHQTALGSAFQDAEHLKTLSLSYNALGAPALARTLQSLPAGILLHLELSSVAAGKGDADLMEPVFRYLAKEGCALAHLTLSANHLGDKAVRDLCRCLSLCPSLISLDLSANPEISCASLEELLSTLQKRPQGLSFLGLSGCAVQGPLGLGLWDKIAAQLRELQLCSRRLCAEDRDALRQLQPSRPGAGECTLDHGSKLFFRRL from the exons ATGAGGACCCGCCTCTACCTCAACCTGGGCCTCACCTTTGAGAGCCTGCAGCAGACAGCCCTGTGCAATGATTACTTCAGGAAGAGCATCTTCCTTGCGGA GCAGAACCACCTTTACGAGGACCTATTCCGTGCCCGCTACAACCTGGGCACCATCCACTGGCGCGCGGGCCAGCACTCCCAGGCTATGCGCTGCTTGGAGGGTGCCCGGGAGTGTGCGCACACCATGAGGAAGCGGTTCATGGAGAGCGAGTGCTGCGTGGCTATTGCACAG GTCCTCCAAGACCTGGGAGACTTTTTGGCTGCCAAGCGAGCCCTGAAGAAGGCCTACAGGCTGGGCTCCCAGAAGCCTGTGCAGAGGGCAGCCATCTGTCAGAACCTCCAGCATG TGCTGGCAGTGGTCCGGCTGCAGCAACAGCTGGAAGAGGCCGAGGGCAGAGACCCTCAGGGTGCCATGGTCATCTGTGAGCAGCTAGGGGACCTCTTCTCCAAGGCAGGAGACTTTCCCAGGGCAGCTGAGGCTTACCAGAAGCAG TTGCGTTTTGCTGAGCTGCTGGACAGACCGGGTGCCGAGCGGGCCATCATCCACGTGTCCCTGGCCACCACACTGGGAGACATGAAGGACCACCATGGGGCCGTGCGCCACTATGAGGAGGAACTGAGGCTGCGCAGCGGCAACGTGCTGGAG gagGCCAAGACCTGGCTGAACATTGCACTGTCTCGCGAGGAGGCCGGCGATGCCTACGAGCTGCTGGCCCCGTGCTTCCAGAAAGCGCTCAGCTGTGCCCAGCAGGCCCAGCGTCCCCAGCTGCAG AGGCAGGTCTTGCAGCATCTCCATACCGTGCAGCTGAGGCTGCAGCCCCAGGAGGCCCCTGAGACCGAAACCAGACTACGGGAGCTCAGTGTAGctgaagatgaagatgaggaggaggaggcggaggaggcgGCAGCCACAGCGGAGAGCGAAGCCCTGGAGGCCGGCGAGGTGGAGCTCTCAGAGAGTG AGGACGACGCCGATGGCCTGACCCCGCAGCTGGAGGAGGACGAGGAGCTTCAGGGCCACCTGGGCCGGCGGAAGGGGAGCAAG TGGAACCGGCGAAACGACATGGGGGAGACCCTGCTGCACCGAGCCTGCATCGAGGGCCAGCTGCGCCGCGTCCAGGACCTTGTGAGGCAG GGCCACCCCCTGAACCCTCGGGACTACTGTGGCTGGACACCTCTGCACGAGGCCTGCAACTACGGGCATCTAG AAATTGTCCGCTTCCTGCTGGACCATGGGGCCGCAGTGGACGACCCGGGTGGCCAGGGCTGCGAAGGCATCACCCCCCTCCACGATGCCCTCAACTGTGGCCACTTCGAGGTGGCTGAGCTGCTGCTTGAACGGGGGGCGTCCGTCACCCTCCGCACTCGAAAG GGCCTCAGCCCGCTGGAGACGCTGCAGCAGTGGGTGAAGCTGTACCGCAGGGACCTGGACCTGGAGACGCGGCAGAAGGCCAGGGCCGTGGAGATGCTGCTCCAGGCGGCTGCCTCGGGCCAAG ATCCCCACAGCTCCCAGGCCTTCCACACCCCAAGCAGCCTTCTGTTTGACCCCGAGACCTCTCCTCCTTTGAGCCCCTGCCCAGAACCCCCCTCTAATAGCACTAGACTCCCAGAGGCCTCTCAGGCCCATGTCAGGGTCTCCCCAGGGCAGGCGGCACCAGCCATGGCCAGGCCTCGGAGGAGCAGGCATGggccagccagcagcagcagcagctcagaAGGCGAGGACAGCGCAGGCCCCGCACGGCCGTCCCAGAAGAGGCCTCGGTGCTCGGCCACAGCACAACGGGTGGCGGCCTGGACGCCTGGCCCCGAAAGCAACAGGGAAGCAGCCACAGCCAGCACCAGCCGGGCAGCCTACCAGGCAGCCATCCGGGCTGTGGGCAGTGCTTGGAGCCGGCTGGGGCCTGGCCCACCGCGGGGCCACAGCAAAGCCCTTGCCCCCCAGGCAGCGCTCACCCCGGAGGAGGAGTGCCTGGCCGGGGACTGGTTGGAGCTGGACATGCCCCTGACCCGCAGccgccggccccgcccccgggGCACTGGCGACAACCGCAGGCCCAGTAGGACCTCTGGGTCGGACAGTGAGGAGAGCAGGCCCCGTGCCCGAGCCAAGCAGGTCCGCCTGACCTGCATGCAGAGTTGCAGCGCGCCAGTTAACGCAGGGCCCGGCAGCCTGGCTTCAGAACCTCCAGGGAGCCCCAGCACCCCCAGGGTCTCAGAGCCCAGTGGGGACAGCTCTGCGGCAGGCCAGCCCTTG GGTCCGGCCCTGCCCCCTCCCATCCGGGTTCGAGTTCAAGTTCAGGATCATCTCTTCCTCATCCCTGTCCCACACAG CAGTGACACCCACTCTGTGGCCTGGCTGGCCGAGCAGGCGGCCCAGCGCTACTACCAGACCTGCGGGCTGCTGCCCAGGCTCACCCTACGGAAAGAGGGGGCCCTGCTGGCCCCCCAGGACCTCATCCCTGACGTGCTGCAGAGCAATGACGAG GTGTTGGCTGAGGTGACTTCGTGGGACCTGCCCCCGTTGACTGACCGCTACCGCAGGGCCTGCCAGAGCCTGGGGCAAG GGGAGCACCAACAGGTGCTGCAGGCTGTGGAGCTCCAGGGCTTGGGCCTCTCATTCAGCGCCTGCTCCCTGGCCCTGGACCAGGCCCAGCTTACACCCCTGCTGCGGGCCCTCAAGCTGCACACAGCACTCCGGGAGCTGCGCCTGGCAGGGAACCGGCTGGGGGACAAGTGTGTGGCTGAGCTGGTGGCTGCCctgggcaccatgcccagcctggccctCCTTGACCTCTCCTCCAATCACCTGGGTCCCGAAGGCCTGCGCCAGCTTGCCATGGGGCTCCCAGGCCAAGCCACCTTGCAG AGTTTGGAGGAGCTGGACTTAAGCATGAACCCCCTGGGGGACGGCTGTGGCCAGTCCCTGGCCTCCCTCCTGCGCGCCTGCCCCTTACTCAGCACCCTGCGCCTGCAGGCGTGTGGCTTCGGCCCCAGCTTCTTTCCGAGCCACCAGACAGCACTGGGTAGTGCTTTCCAAG ATGCTGAGCACCTGAAGACCCTGTCCCTGTCCTACAACGCCCTGGGAGcccctgccctggccaggacccTGCAGAGCCTGCCCGCTGGCATCCTCCTGCACTTAGAGCTCAGCTCCGTGGCAGCCGGCAAGGGTGATGCGGACCTCATGGAGCCTGTATTCCGATACCTGGCCAAG GAAGGCTGTGCTCTAGCCCACCTGACCCTGTCTGCAAACCACCTGGGGGACAAGGCTGTTAGAGACCTGTGCAG ATGTCTCTCTCTGTGCCCTTCACTCATCTCGCTGGATCTGTCTGCCAACCCTGAGATCAGCTGTGCCAGCTTGGAAGAGCTCCTGTCCACCCTCCAAAAGCGGCCCCAAGGCCTTAGCTTCCTTGGCCTGTCAG GCTGCGCCGTCCAGGGtcccctgggcctgggcctgtggGACAAGATAGCCGCGCAGCTCCGGGAACTGCAGCTGTGCAGCAGACGCCTCTGCGCCGAGGACAGGGACGCCCTGCGCCAGCTGCAGCCCAGTCGGCCGGGCGCCGGCGAGTGCACGCTGGACCACGGCTCCAAGCTCTTCTTTCGGCGCCTCTGA